From the Hoplias malabaricus isolate fHopMal1 chromosome 13, fHopMal1.hap1, whole genome shotgun sequence genome, the window TCCTTAAAATTGTACTatcttataattatatatatatattacattgaAGGCATAATTCTATATAACAATAAAAGTATGTTTAACAAtaatctcattcattcattatctgtaagcgcttatccagttcagggtcgcggtgggtccagagcctacctggaatcattgggcgcaaggcgggaatacaccctggagggggcgccagtccttcacagggcaacacagatacgcatacacacacacattcactcatacctacggacacttttgagtcgccaatccacctaccaacatgtgtttttggactgtgagaggaaactgaagcacccagaggaaacccacgagacacggggagaacacacaaactcctcacagacagtcacccggagcggaaatccctggagctgtgtgactgcgacactaatctgctgtgccaccgtgccaccctatatatatatgtgtgtgttgcagtcacacatgCTGATTTTTGCACCGTGTTAGCATTCCAGACACAGTGGTTAAACAGTTTATTCACTAAGCTCAATGAATCATTATCAATAATCAGTCCATGACTGAAAGAAGATCAATACAGAGAGCTCTATCAAAGGCTTTGTCTTACATACGGTGTAAATCACATACTGTTGTTTCAAAGCAATCCATTAAGGCATGCACAGGCAAATCTGCACAAAATTAGGATTATAGGAGCAACAGGGCTTATCATAACACCACAAAcattaaggtaaaaataaataaataaataaataaataaataaataaaaaaaacatcagccTCTGGCACTGGTGATTTACTCAACTTGAAGGAGAATTTGTGAAAGGAAAGTAATTCACATTCATGAAACGAGAGGGACAGATGGAAATGGCATAGAGtgcttttaaaatgtgcataaagaacataaacattacAGTGAAGTAGAAATGGATTGACCAGGAAAGTTTGGTGAAAAAAGAATGAAACCCAGAGATTAGCACTCTGCTGGTGTCACTGAAAGATTACATGGTTCCTCCTTAAGAATATCACAGAGCAGCATGTGGATTCTGTATAAAGTGTGTAAACATGCGAGGTCAAAATTCACACCTCAGAAATAtaccagaaaaaaacaataacagccAAAGAAGTGACTGCAAATTTCAAAAGCTatgttgaatatatatatatatatatatatatatatatatatatatatatatatatatatatatatatataattacactgAAGGCATAATTCTACATAACAATAAAAGTAtgtttaacaataataatagtttCAGAATAGCATTTGTGAAAGCACTATAGTGGTAACAGTCAAGAATTTGCATTACTAATATTCTTCGTAATTAATCAAAGAGTAACACAGAGGCGGAAGTTAGCAGTACAAATATATACATCAGCATATGTACATATGTATATACATTAAAAGATGCTAGCAGTACAGGCAGAGTATATATCTTTAGCCATTAgcatttcaagaaaaaaaaacaggttctCACACCGATTCTTAGAGTTTTTGGACTGATGCGGAAACAAAAATATGCATGCTACAGGTTCTTTATCTGCAGGCCTCAAAATGCAGCAGATCTTTTCTGCCTGAGATGTCTTATGCTAACCTAGGACTAGCACTGGATGCTAGTCTTGAAGTGGTTTCAGAACACAAGTCCAACTTGCCAacattacgttttttttttgtccaccTGACTAGAATACTGAGCAAAGAAGTTTCCCTAAAAATTGTGTGCTATTGTATGAATCATCATCAGCGTGGACCTGATCATTCATATTTAAATCCAGTTTTAAACACTCTTTGAACTGCATTAGCTTCTCCAGCTGAGGTCTGGTAATGCAAAAATGTAAGATGTGTCATAGCCTGGACTTTCTGTTCAATCTAAATGGGTCCAAACAATCAAACCAAAATAGTAGTGAAGTGGGCTACCTCATTTAACAAACGCCATCTAGCAGGGCAGAAATGGACTGCCCTTTAAGAGGtacttttattttccttttaatgAGGCCACCAGCAAAAACTCTGTACATTGCAGTTGCCGTTCCGAATTTTAAATAAAGGAAGAACAATGCCTCAGCATATTTTCCATATTAGCCATTAGCCTTGTGTCCTCATTACCAaatactaaaatttaaaataGCCTGTAGAATTTAATGTCAGCTGTCTGGCTTCTTTCGTAATCTCAATCCTGCTACTAGGTGTCAGGGAAGATTAAAGTTTTTACTTTCTGTACCTGAAATCCATCCCCCTAATcattacatttctgtgagaCTTAATCAGAACAGTACTAATATGGGTAAATGAGCTTCAGGTTTGATGAGTTATGCAaagtaatttaaatattaatttagcaGCACAGTTATGGATCTCATTGGATCCAAGCACCTCCTCAGAAAAACTAATACAGTTCAAATAGGATGGATTTAACACCCAGTATTGATTCCAAAAATTAAAGCCAAAGCCCATGTCCAGAATTCTTGCTTTTGCACGTTCAGACTAAGGAGTGCTTAGTGCTATTTAGCGCCGTCTAGTGGACAAAATTTCATTTGTGGAGCTTAGAAACGTGAAAAGCACGCAGGCTCTCTCTAATGATGGATTTAACCCGCATTACACTGTCTAAACCCAGAACAAGGGTCTGATTGgttaacagtgctgtaaacctTGTCATATCCAGTGTTTCTGTTCAACATCACATATAaacaaagtgctacaaaatgaaGGTCTAGCCTTCAGAAAAGCTGAGCATAAAATTTCAACATCCAGTTTCACCACCTTTTTGTTGTCCATTCAAAATATTCATCATGCTGTAAACAAAAACTTTGGATGAAAAGGGAAGAGTCTGTTGTTTAGGGACTaggttttttaaatgataaaatcaGAAGTGATTCTCTGAAAAGAGACAAAAACattgtgaaaatgttttttggaatggAAAATAATAGCTAAAACAATCTTTAAATACTTACCATAAATAATTACCATTGCCAGTCTAATTACTTCAccttaaacacacatacacacacacacacacacacacacacacacacacaaacacaaacacacacacacacacacacacacacacacacacacacacacacacacacacgcacacgcacacgcacaaatGCATCTTCTGAGCCAAAGAAAAAAGCTGTCCTTCAGAGACTTGGCACAGATTCATTGTTTTGTGCATCCAAAGAGAAATGAATCAGATATAACACGGTGAAGTGAAAATGAGTCAACCAAATGAATTGATTCAGTTGTGTTTATACTTCATAGTGAAAGGGTCCTGATCTGGTTACTGATTGTGCAGGTAAATACTGGCTTCCAGTGTTGTAAACATTAAGATATACAGTGTACACGTCTTACTATTAAATGActgactgaataaataaatgaaggaatttaatgaataaaatgtagGTAAGTTAATAAATTACCCAAAAGCTACTAAaccaacacacaaaaacattgaGACATGATTTACCCTGGTGGTCGAAAGAGTATGGGACAGGCGaagtagagagggagagaaaagggtGCAGGGGACTGTCACTAACCTCCTCCCCTACACACATATGGTGTGCAGGACCAATCAGAATTTTTGTTCCCAATTTTCTCCACACCACTGCATTCCTTACTTCTCTCCATCCCTTGAGTATCGTTTCATCAGCAGTTTGCCACCTCCCTCCTCCCCTCCCTCATCTCTCCATCTGTGGGAAACAAAGGACTGCAGACCAGCTCAGCCCTCCCTCCTTATCACTGCCCCCACTCCCTCCAAATCCTCCAATGCGCTATAGATACCCTCCCAGAGCCAATCAGCATCCTCACAACATGCCAATGTTCACCTGCGTTTCTCATTCCCTGCTTTATCACCTCCCACAAAGCCTGTTTTCACACAAACCCAATGTGTTTTCACACAAATACAGTCTGAATCATATTTAGTAGTCACTAGACTGTGAACACAGACATGAGAAcaatgatagatagatagatagatagatagatagatagatagatagatagatagatagagatgcTGTAGGAGTGTTCACGCTAGTCTCGTTTACAGTCATGTTCCTCTGGGACTGTGATCATGTCTAATAGTAATGAATAGATTTAGATGAAGATAATGCTTGGCCATCTCATCAGTCTCTCACCATGTTTACCAAGAGAAAAATCTTCCAAACGTCTACAGAAACCTTCTGTGAGAATCATTCACTTTCCCCAGTCTATTAGTAGACACACGTCCTCTTGTCAATCTGCATTTGGGGGGAAATCCTAGCTGTTTTATCTGtgccatttctatttatttatcaaGCTGGTGCTATTATTCAAAACCCTTATTCTCTGAGGAAAGCCTGCTTAATGCTTATTTGCTCtttgttcttctctctctctctctctctctagaaacacacacaaacacacacccatgtCACTTGACACAAGAAATGAGATCATACTGGGAGCTTCCTCATTGACATCATTTAGAAATATTAGTCCGTTTgttgacaaacacacaaaaaaacccatGCACATTGCCATTTCTCTGGCTTCAGTCATTGTACCTGCATTCAAACGGGTTGGGGAGGTCTACGCTGTTGATTTCATTCTACAGGTGAAAAACAGGGCGTTGTTCAGCCTCAGAGTCTTGTGACagagaaaaaaactgaaaaacaaaacgCTCCAAGTGCTTCAGAATGATGTGGAAGTGCAGGATGAGATGTTCATTATGGATTGGTGGGTTGGTCAGAAATTCTCCCTCTGCCCTGAGTGTCATGGCAACCCTCAGGACTTTAAAATACCTGGAACGGGTATAAAGAGGTGTGTCAGAGGGTGCTGATGGTGACGCAAAAATTAGAAGAAGAATAAAGACATGCaaaaaaacagagtgaaaacaacCTGTATAAACTTAGTTTGTATTTGTACTAATTATATAGTAATTAACAATGCATTCATAGTCAgttattttaattcagattaaTTAATGGGTGATTGAGTATATTAAAATACAActtctaaaataacacaatgtCTTCTTAAATGAATTGCTACAGTTCCAGTAAAACAAACGCCCTGAAATTTCTCCAGAAGAATAATGGGACAAAATAAGAGGAAACAACATCAGTACGGTAATGATCATAagtcaatttaaaatataaattgaaGCTTAAAAGCATTACAAATAACAACATATTGAGACATTTCCTGAGACATGAACCAGAAAAAAACGGCTTATATCTGGAAACAGAATTAATCCACCAAGCAATCCCACATACAGCTGAATCACAAATGGCTTCTATCATCACACACAACAATACCCACCTCCCCAGTTGATGACAATGGCGGTAATAATGAGAACAATTCCACCCACAATGGAGACAATTGATAATATTTTAGCATTGCGGCCAAGACGTCGTGCTCCATCCACATTGCCCTGCTGCAGACTGTACCGAGACTGAGGGTGAGaagtatgcacacacacacacgcacacacacacacacacacaaacaatgtaTCAATATCAGAAAGAATAACTGAACAATGGGAAAGGCATTAATTAAGTGATGCAAATGACACCTCACACTTTGAATCTCAGTAAACGGTAGTTTAGCTTTCAGAATCTGTACgcaaaatcataataaaatttGACCTCTTCTACGTTTGAGGAGCGGGGTTTTATGTGTTTACAAAGACATACCATAACTGAAAAGGTCAGGCCAACAATGTTGATGGGCCAGACTGGACAGATGCAGGCGAGTATGGCCAAAATTAGGTAATCATTAGGCTTGGATCCATCCCCTTGTCCCTCGGTAGCGGAGCTGGGTTGGCGGGTCAGTGATGGGCGAGGAGTCCCAGAGTAGCTCATTGACCCTGAGCGACTGCCCAGTCGAGCGTGACCATTAGTGTAAGCGTGACTTTGCTTAGCATGTTGCGGACGAGGAGGAGACGAGCGAGAAGAGGCTGGAGGAGAGGCATCCATAGCAACAGGGCAGACTCCATTACCtactcagacagagagagagagggagagagagagagagagagagagagagagagagagagaaagagagagagagagagagagagagtggaaggtAGGACAAAGAAGAAGAGGGATGTCACAGGAGTCAGGATATGAAGAAAAACAGATGGACAACTAGGAAATGGGAAAAgtgggaaagaaagagagattaaATTATTGCTATGTGTCTTAGTCACTCTCTTTGAAAAAAGAACACTTAGAGAAATGAGGAAAATGTTGAGGAAATTAAGAAAACCCTCAGAGGGGTTCATACATCAGAGTGTGACTTAATGAATTCaaattaaattgaattaaatcaAAGGGGTATGACACTGAATGATTAAATAGAGATGCTttgcttaaaaaaacattaaattccGTTCTATTTCATGAGTGTGTTTACTTGTTTCCATTGTTTCATCAATGACAGTTAGGCGGTCCTTGGGCAGGGCATCTGTCTGGGTGGGGTCTTCTGGGACAGGAGTGGGTTCTGAGGCAGGGGGGGTGTCTTGCTCAGTTTTCACTGGCTGAGAGGAGATGGGGGCATGGTCAAGTTCACCGTTAGGTTGCAAATCTGTTCCTTGTTCTGTTTTTTGCTGCTCTTCCTCCACATTAATATCTGGAGCAATCACTGGTGGGTTAGCATCCGTGTTCAGAGCCATGTTGTAAACACAGAATTACAGAATTCAcgttttctttctgtctgttgaATATAAAATGTGCCTTTTGAGGTGTTAAGGAGTGAAGTCCAAGAACTGtggaaaagaataaaaataaagaatattatATTCAACCCATTTATGGTTTGGCTGCTACTTTTCATGATTTTTGATCACTGAAATCCCATTAGGTGGTTTGATGGATTTCCTGTACAACTGTTTGATATGCTGTGTCATGCACTTTGAAAAGGTATCAAGTGAACAAAATATGTATGTCTCTTTAAACAGCCTAGTCTTCAGGGTAATTATATCCATTAATGATGGATTAAAAGTGCTCAGGGGGCATGACAGATTAATAActtaatatattgtatataaaatCCCTTGCAAAAGCTTATTgagtttttttaagttttcacCAATGGCACTTtatattttgtgaatatttcataaGCAATTGTAAGATTTAAAGGGAGGGTTAAACCTTGTCCTAGACTTCACAGCATTTTGAATAGTTTGATTCCATAGAAATGATGATATAATCCAGGACAAGGCCTAATTTGAACATATATTTAACTGAGCATACTCAAATTACATTTGTCTTGGTGTTTTTGGGCC encodes:
- the LOC136664376 gene encoding trafficking regulator of GLUT4 1; this encodes MALNTDANPPVIAPDINVEEEQQKTEQGTDLQPNGELDHAPISSQPVKTEQDTPPASEPTPVPEDPTQTDALPKDRLTVIDETMETSNGVCPVAMDASPPASSRSSPPRPQHAKQSHAYTNGHARLGSRSGSMSYSGTPRPSLTRQPSSATEGQGDGSKPNDYLILAILACICPVWPINIVGLTFSVMSRYSLQQGNVDGARRLGRNAKILSIVSIVGGIVLIITAIVINWGGILKS